One genomic segment of Paenibacillus durus includes these proteins:
- a CDS encoding LacI family DNA-binding transcriptional regulator: protein MTRIKDIAESANVSTATVSRILNNDPSLSVSGETRKRVLEVVNELNYKPGRRKRTKAVQGQEAFNIGLILTNDEAIDPYFMSMRQGVESVCDQYSVKIASVFNIGKSDFSPGKMAGLDGLIVLGDVNSEELKDVYVQNRSIVFVDFLPEEENYDVVISDFETATRKILNYLFSAGHSQIAYIGGKGLIRSIHNGRVIEKEDIRLSTYERVMKEEGLFQADNVLVGEFGPMSGYTLMKQLIGMKPFPSAVVVASDPMAIGAMKALHEAGIKVPGDISIFSFDDIDASAFLNPTLSTVKIHTEEMGRTAVKLLVDRLKNGREVPLKVILPTELVVRDSTGPKL, encoded by the coding sequence ATGACGAGAATTAAGGATATTGCGGAATCCGCAAATGTTTCAACGGCTACGGTATCCAGAATATTGAACAATGACCCTTCGCTTTCCGTCTCGGGTGAAACGAGGAAGAGGGTTCTGGAAGTTGTGAATGAGCTGAACTATAAGCCTGGAAGAAGAAAGAGAACCAAAGCCGTTCAGGGGCAGGAAGCCTTTAACATAGGCTTGATTCTGACTAATGATGAGGCTATTGACCCTTACTTCATGTCCATGAGACAAGGCGTCGAGAGTGTGTGTGATCAATATTCGGTCAAGATTGCCTCGGTCTTCAATATTGGCAAAAGCGATTTTTCTCCAGGGAAAATGGCTGGCCTTGACGGGCTTATTGTTCTGGGAGACGTAAACAGCGAGGAGCTTAAAGACGTTTATGTCCAGAATCGCAGCATTGTATTTGTTGACTTCTTACCCGAGGAGGAGAATTATGATGTCGTGATTTCCGACTTTGAAACCGCTACTCGTAAGATTTTAAACTACCTGTTCAGCGCTGGCCACAGTCAAATCGCTTACATCGGCGGTAAAGGTTTAATCCGCAGCATCCATAATGGAAGAGTGATTGAAAAAGAGGATATCCGGCTCAGCACCTATGAGAGAGTGATGAAGGAAGAGGGACTTTTTCAAGCGGATAACGTTCTGGTAGGGGAATTTGGACCGATGAGCGGATATACCCTGATGAAGCAGCTCATAGGGATGAAGCCTTTTCCGAGCGCGGTCGTGGTTGCCAGTGACCCTATGGCCATAGGGGCCATGAAAGCACTGCATGAAGCAGGCATTAAAGTTCCCGGTGATATTTCCATTTTTAGTTTTGATGATATCGATGCCTCCGCCTTTTTGAATCCGACGTTGTCCACGGTCAAGATCCACACGGAAGAGATGGGAAGAACCGCGGTGAAGCTTTTGGTTGACCGCCTGAAGAACGGAAGAGAAGTGCCGCTCAAAGTAATTTTGCCGACCGAACTTGTTGTAAGAGACAGCACAGGGCCGAAACTATAA
- a CDS encoding MFS transporter has protein sequence MRTLNRNYWIFGVFFMLYFFIWAACTMFLSLWLTQEGGLNSTKTGVIFSAISIAAICFQPFFGIVSDKLGLKKNLLWLFIGLLVFIGPFFVYLFPALLKGNIILAAVIGGAYLGAIFNGGVGAIEAYIERVSHLNGFEYGRVRVFGNIGAAASTFVTGHLFNTNPDLIFWIGTGMALLLAVVFSFAKMGNSEAHAANADKIAAPPKGSTLELFKNRKFWMFVLYVLGVGCIYDVYDQQFAVYFTHFFATPEKGTQVFGNLVTLQIFLEAIVMILAPFIINKIGAKNALLYAGFIMSIRILGSSVADGAVAISLLKLMHALEVPILLVAVFKYISANFDMRLSATIYLIGFQFSKQVGAIFLSTIAGNMYDTVGFKSAYLLLGSIALIFTAISIFTLSGKKMVLVKNVSAQEAS, from the coding sequence ATGAGAACGCTTAACAGAAATTATTGGATTTTTGGGGTATTCTTTATGCTTTACTTCTTTATCTGGGCTGCTTGTACGATGTTTTTATCTCTATGGCTGACCCAAGAAGGCGGCCTGAATTCCACCAAGACAGGCGTAATTTTCTCGGCAATATCGATTGCAGCGATTTGCTTTCAACCTTTTTTCGGAATCGTGTCAGATAAGCTCGGCCTGAAAAAGAATTTACTCTGGCTGTTTATCGGACTATTGGTGTTTATCGGACCGTTCTTCGTTTACTTATTTCCTGCCTTGCTCAAGGGAAATATTATACTGGCGGCTGTAATTGGCGGCGCTTACCTGGGAGCCATTTTCAATGGCGGAGTTGGCGCAATCGAAGCTTATATTGAGAGAGTCAGTCATCTGAACGGGTTTGAATACGGACGGGTCAGAGTGTTCGGGAACATTGGCGCTGCGGCAAGTACTTTTGTTACTGGGCATTTGTTCAATACGAATCCCGATTTGATCTTCTGGATCGGCACTGGCATGGCTCTCCTGCTGGCCGTTGTGTTCTCCTTCGCCAAGATGGGAAATTCCGAGGCTCACGCAGCAAATGCAGACAAAATAGCGGCGCCTCCCAAAGGATCTACTCTCGAGCTTTTTAAGAACAGAAAGTTCTGGATGTTCGTGCTGTATGTCCTTGGCGTTGGCTGCATATACGATGTTTATGATCAGCAGTTTGCCGTATATTTTACCCATTTCTTTGCCACACCGGAGAAGGGAACCCAAGTCTTTGGCAACCTCGTAACCTTACAGATTTTTTTGGAAGCGATTGTAATGATCCTGGCGCCGTTCATTATTAATAAAATCGGAGCGAAAAATGCTCTGCTGTATGCGGGTTTCATTATGTCTATCCGGATCTTGGGATCAAGTGTGGCGGACGGAGCGGTTGCGATCAGCTTGTTAAAATTAATGCACGCCCTGGAAGTTCCGATCCTGCTGGTGGCCGTCTTCAAATACATCTCGGCGAATTTTGATATGAGATTGTCAGCGACGATTTATCTGATCGGATTCCAGTTCTCCAAGCAAGTAGGAGCTATCTTCCTGTCGACCATCGCGGGGAACATGTATGATACGGTTGGATTTAAAAGCGCATACTTGCTGCTTGGTTCCATTGCTCTCATCTTCACTGCCATTTCAATCTTCACATTATCCGGCAAAAAAATGGTTCTTGTGAAAAATGTAAGCGCTCAAGAAGCGAGTTGA
- a CDS encoding DUF2271 domain-containing protein — MKMIKGAGLLSTALLLVLLGAACGGDGPEGASSQPALSGAAVSPLPAASPGGSSDAAEQGQAAGSAQPGDAHRTLEISFPFVRQDGLASNQFAVWVEDGKGRFVKTLYATRFIATGGYKLRPEAIPTWVEHSGLAQTSPEEADAVSGATLSSGPLKFAWDCKDQDGRPVPEGSYRFYVEGTTHWENRILYEGTIAVGKERTKSDAAVKYTTEEATQSGMIGQVTAVYTP; from the coding sequence ATGAAAATGATCAAGGGCGCCGGACTGTTATCTACGGCGCTTCTGCTTGTGCTGCTGGGGGCGGCTTGCGGCGGGGACGGCCCGGAGGGAGCAAGCAGCCAGCCGGCACTTTCGGGTGCGGCAGTCAGCCCATTGCCAGCTGCTTCTCCGGGCGGTTCTTCTGACGCCGCAGAGCAGGGTCAGGCCGCAGGTTCTGCACAGCCGGGGGATGCGCACCGAACGCTGGAGATTTCATTTCCTTTCGTCCGCCAGGACGGACTAGCGTCCAATCAGTTCGCCGTATGGGTTGAGGACGGCAAAGGCCGATTTGTCAAAACGCTCTATGCTACCCGGTTTATCGCTACCGGAGGGTATAAGCTGCGGCCGGAGGCCATTCCGACTTGGGTGGAACATTCGGGACTGGCGCAGACCTCGCCGGAAGAGGCGGACGCGGTCTCGGGAGCGACTCTTTCCAGCGGTCCGTTGAAGTTTGCCTGGGACTGTAAGGATCAGGATGGCCGCCCCGTTCCAGAGGGGAGTTACCGGTTCTATGTGGAGGGAACGACCCATTGGGAGAATCGGATCTTGTACGAGGGAACGATTGCAGTCGGCAAAGAGCGGACCAAGTCGGATGCCGCTGTGAAATATACGACCGAAGAAGCAACACAGAGCGGCATGATTGGCCAAGTGACCGCCGTGTATACGCCTTAA
- a CDS encoding ABC transporter substrate-binding protein, translating to MKNRRVLLTLLLCMLLLMLPLYGCGNGTNTAADNTQAGEQQPAPSAKASYTIVDQLGRTVEIPGKVDRIVALQHHTLDIMLELQAQDKLVGVLRDWESLLGSYAADVYPGIRDLETPGSISELNVEAVASLKPDVVFVSNQIPKETLAQLEQLGIPVVGITLYVADKEQASTINPSLVNPDEAYTEGLKQAINLIGQITGTENKAADLWNYVVSNRAIVSEHLSAIPEQDRIKVYMANENMYTYGTGKYVGVAMAKAGARNVAETIKGYKQVSVEQVTAWNPEVIFVQSRYASVLEEIRKDKAWASIDAVKNGKLIIAPDYTKPWGNPTPESMALGEIWLAKTLYPDAFKDVDLNAMVQHFYQTFYGIEYKE from the coding sequence ATGAAAAACAGGCGAGTCTTATTAACTCTATTACTGTGTATGCTTCTGCTGATGCTTCCGCTCTACGGCTGCGGGAATGGAACGAACACGGCGGCGGACAATACTCAGGCCGGGGAGCAGCAGCCCGCTCCATCCGCTAAAGCGTCCTATACCATTGTCGATCAATTAGGCCGCACGGTGGAAATTCCGGGGAAAGTGGACAGAATCGTTGCTCTGCAGCACCACACATTGGATATTATGCTGGAGCTTCAGGCTCAGGACAAGCTGGTAGGCGTGTTGCGCGATTGGGAGAGCTTGCTTGGAAGCTATGCGGCCGATGTGTATCCGGGGATACGGGATTTGGAAACTCCGGGGTCGATCTCCGAATTGAATGTTGAGGCTGTCGCCAGCCTGAAGCCGGATGTCGTATTCGTGTCCAACCAGATTCCGAAAGAGACCCTTGCGCAGCTTGAACAGCTTGGCATACCTGTTGTTGGAATCACTTTGTATGTGGCGGATAAAGAGCAGGCTTCAACGATAAACCCTAGCCTTGTTAATCCGGATGAGGCTTACACCGAAGGACTCAAGCAGGCGATCAACCTGATCGGCCAAATTACAGGAACAGAAAATAAAGCGGCAGATCTATGGAATTATGTCGTCAGCAACCGGGCCATCGTATCCGAACACTTGAGCGCGATTCCCGAACAGGACAGAATCAAGGTCTATATGGCTAACGAGAATATGTACACTTACGGTACAGGCAAATATGTCGGTGTGGCCATGGCCAAAGCAGGCGCCCGCAACGTGGCGGAAACGATTAAAGGGTACAAACAGGTCAGTGTTGAGCAGGTTACAGCGTGGAATCCGGAAGTGATTTTTGTACAGAGCCGCTATGCATCCGTACTGGAGGAAATACGAAAGGACAAAGCATGGGCCTCAATTGATGCTGTGAAGAATGGCAAGCTGATTATCGCGCCCGATTATACCAAGCCTTGGGGCAATCCTACGCCGGAATCCATGGCCCTCGGCGAAATTTGGCTGGCCAAAACTTTATATCCGGATGCATTTAAAGATGTGGACCTGAACGCAATGGTCCAGCATTTCTACCAAACCTTCTACGGCATTGAGTACAAAGAATAG
- a CDS encoding alpha-galactosidase yields MGIRFDAENRLFHLQAKDTSYVIGIVRDEFLLHLYWGRKINEYHHSNRIQLLDRGFSGNPYKEDRAFSLDTLPQEYPQYGNTDYRKPAYQVQLENGSTVSDLRYVSHAIFKGKPALEGLPATYVENEQEAETLEIVTEDKVSGLQVILSYTVFEQFNVITRSVRFANKGSESLKLLRALSLSVDFQDADFDFLHLYGAHVKERHIERRPLRHGIQSIESSRGASSHQHNPFIALLRPGANETSGEVYAFNFVYSGNFLAQAEVDQFNNTRVTLGINPFDFSWKLEPGEEFQAPEAVMVYSSEGLGDMSRTFHALYRTRLTRGLHRDKERPILVNNWEATYFDFNAEKILDIASAGKELGIELFVLDDGWFEKRNDDKSSLGDWFVDREKLPEGLDTLAERVKGMGMQFGLWFEPEMISVDSDLYRKHPDWCLHVPNRLRSESRNQLILDFSREEVCEEIIRQVSAILGTVPISYVKWDMNRHMTEIGSASLPADRQRETAHRYMLGLYKVMDAITSSFPEVLFESCSGGGGRFDPGILYYMPQTWTSDNTDAVSRLKIQYGTSLVYPIITMGSHVSAVPNHQVHRITSMEMRGDVAMSGNLGYELDLTKLTDEEKETVKQQVAKYKEIRSLIQFGDFYRLLSPFEGNDTAWLFADQDKKEAIAFYFNVLAEPAAPLKFLKLDGIDVTKKYRLAGTDEVYGGDELAFVGLSIPTEAERDFHSYVWHFTEV; encoded by the coding sequence ATGGGAATTCGATTTGATGCAGAGAACAGACTTTTTCATTTGCAAGCCAAGGATACCAGTTATGTGATCGGAATTGTTCGTGATGAATTCCTGCTTCATCTTTATTGGGGTAGAAAAATCAATGAATACCATCATTCCAACCGGATTCAGCTGCTCGACCGGGGATTTTCCGGAAATCCATATAAGGAAGACCGCGCCTTCTCTCTCGATACGCTTCCACAGGAGTATCCTCAATACGGGAATACGGATTACCGGAAGCCCGCTTACCAGGTCCAGCTTGAGAACGGATCGACGGTATCCGATTTGCGCTACGTGTCACATGCCATTTTTAAGGGGAAACCTGCTTTGGAAGGCCTTCCTGCTACATATGTGGAGAATGAACAGGAAGCGGAAACGCTTGAGATCGTAACGGAAGATAAAGTGTCCGGGCTGCAGGTTATTTTAAGCTATACCGTGTTTGAACAGTTCAATGTCATCACAAGATCGGTGCGGTTCGCGAATAAGGGTTCGGAGTCCCTAAAGCTGCTGCGGGCATTGAGTCTAAGCGTGGATTTCCAGGATGCCGACTTCGATTTCCTTCATTTGTATGGAGCCCATGTAAAAGAGAGACATATCGAAAGACGGCCGCTCAGACATGGAATCCAGTCCATCGAGAGTAGCCGTGGCGCCAGCAGCCACCAGCATAACCCTTTCATTGCCCTGCTCAGACCAGGCGCGAATGAAACCTCCGGCGAGGTATACGCCTTTAACTTCGTATACAGCGGTAATTTCCTGGCCCAGGCTGAAGTGGATCAATTTAATAATACAAGAGTGACGCTGGGGATTAATCCTTTTGACTTTAGCTGGAAGCTTGAACCCGGCGAAGAATTCCAGGCGCCCGAAGCGGTTATGGTGTACTCATCCGAAGGCCTTGGAGATATGTCGAGAACCTTCCACGCTTTATATCGCACTCGGCTGACAAGAGGACTCCACCGTGACAAAGAACGGCCTATTCTGGTGAACAACTGGGAAGCGACGTACTTCGATTTTAATGCCGAGAAAATACTCGATATCGCGAGCGCCGGCAAGGAGCTAGGAATCGAGCTGTTTGTCCTGGACGACGGTTGGTTTGAAAAAAGAAATGACGACAAATCCTCGCTCGGCGACTGGTTCGTGGACCGGGAGAAGCTGCCGGAAGGGCTGGATACCCTGGCAGAGCGTGTGAAAGGAATGGGGATGCAGTTCGGACTGTGGTTCGAGCCCGAGATGATCTCGGTGGACAGCGATCTGTACCGCAAGCATCCGGATTGGTGCCTGCATGTGCCGAATCGTCTCCGTTCCGAGAGCCGGAATCAGTTGATTCTTGATTTTTCGAGGGAAGAGGTTTGTGAAGAAATTATCAGACAAGTAAGCGCGATACTTGGCACGGTTCCGATTTCCTATGTGAAATGGGATATGAACCGGCATATGACGGAGATCGGGTCGGCGTCCCTGCCTGCGGACAGACAGAGGGAGACGGCGCATCGTTACATGCTCGGGTTATACAAAGTCATGGATGCCATCACATCTTCCTTTCCCGAGGTCCTGTTTGAGAGCTGCTCCGGCGGGGGAGGAAGATTCGATCCCGGTATTCTCTACTATATGCCGCAGACGTGGACGAGCGATAACACCGACGCCGTTTCCCGCTTGAAAATCCAGTATGGCACAAGCCTCGTGTACCCGATCATTACGATGGGCTCCCATGTATCCGCAGTCCCGAATCACCAGGTGCACCGGATTACTTCCATGGAGATGCGGGGCGACGTGGCGATGTCCGGCAACCTGGGCTATGAACTGGATCTGACCAAGCTGACGGATGAGGAGAAAGAGACGGTCAAGCAGCAGGTAGCCAAGTACAAGGAGATTAGAAGCTTAATTCAATTCGGGGATTTCTACCGCCTGCTCAGCCCGTTTGAAGGAAACGATACGGCCTGGCTGTTTGCCGATCAAGATAAGAAAGAAGCCATCGCCTTCTATTTCAATGTTCTGGCCGAGCCTGCGGCTCCGCTCAAGTTCCTGAAGCTGGACGGAATTGATGTAACCAAGAAATACCGGCTGGCCGGAACGGATGAGGTATACGGCGGGGATGAGCTTGCTTTTGTCGGCTTGAGTATTCCTACAGAGGCCGAGCGGGATTTCCACAGTTACGTTTGGCATTTTACTGAAGTTTAA
- a CDS encoding FadR/GntR family transcriptional regulator — MPSVEKQNIREYVIQYILQKIENGELKSGDKLTNERELSDRLGVSRVPLREAISALSTLGILEARQGEGTFVSEYNPGVIGKIIRTYRLFDRSLIEEIFEARVLLEADAARLAAMNRTDEDLDKIKEAMSRHEETVLRYSEKEADIVTVLERDNEVHLGIAAAAHNNFFLQIIDTVRHAGQSRHIFDEKYTVNPLHVEESVAYHDSIVRAIEQRDGEAAYRAMREHILHIRAALNVDKLKEDFDGKRE; from the coding sequence ATGCCGTCGGTGGAGAAACAGAACATCAGAGAATACGTGATTCAGTATATTTTGCAAAAAATTGAGAACGGGGAACTGAAATCCGGCGATAAGCTGACCAATGAGCGCGAGTTGTCCGACAGGCTTGGAGTGAGCCGGGTTCCGCTGCGTGAAGCGATTTCCGCGTTGTCGACGCTGGGCATTCTGGAGGCACGCCAGGGAGAAGGCACGTTCGTCAGCGAGTATAATCCCGGCGTGATCGGCAAGATCATCCGGACTTACCGCTTGTTTGACCGTTCCCTGATCGAGGAGATTTTTGAAGCGAGGGTCCTGCTGGAGGCCGATGCGGCCAGACTGGCCGCGATGAACCGTACGGACGAGGATTTGGACAAGATCAAAGAGGCGATGAGCAGGCACGAAGAGACGGTGCTCCGTTATTCAGAGAAAGAGGCGGATATCGTAACCGTGCTGGAACGCGACAACGAGGTTCATTTGGGAATCGCCGCCGCCGCTCATAATAACTTCTTTCTGCAGATCATCGATACTGTCCGCCACGCAGGGCAGAGCCGTCATATTTTCGATGAAAAATACACGGTGAACCCGCTCCACGTCGAGGAATCGGTCGCTTATCACGATAGCATTGTCCGTGCCATCGAGCAGCGTGACGGCGAAGCCGCCTACCGGGCGATGAGAGAGCATATTCTGCACATTCGGGCTGCTCTCAACGTGGACAAGCTGAAGGAGGATTTCGACGGCAAAAGGGAATAA